Below is a genomic region from Verrucomicrobiota bacterium.
ATATTTTGCCTTGTTTCCGGGCCAGGTAATCTTCGACGAACAACAAGTTCGCTTCGCCGGCCCGCTGAACCGTCTTCAGCAAGTTTTCCATGCTCGAAACCTCCTCGAGTTGCTCGGTCAAGAACCAGGCGAGAAAGTTGTTCGTGATGTAGTCCGATTCCTTGAGCGCGAGCTGGACCAATTCGTTGATTTGTTCCGTCACCGTTTTCTCACGATCCAACGAAAGCTGGATGGCTTCCTCGACGGTTTTGAACTCGGACTGAGGCGTCGGGATTGCCGGAATTTCCACGCGCGCGCCCGCTTCGACGACGTAATTCACGAAGCGCATGGCATGGTCCCGTTCCTCTTCGGCCTGCTTGAAAAAGTGCGCGGCCAGTTCCGGCAAGGTTTCGGACGCGAAGTGCGCCGCAATGGAGACGTATTGCAGGGAGGCGCTGAATTCATTTCCGATCTGCTGGTTGATGGCGTCGTTCATGGATTGGCTGATGAGCATATGGACCTCGTTCGTTCGGTTAAGCTTAAGACACGTTCCGTTTCAGAATCTCTCGCTCACTCTACGTC
It encodes:
- a CDS encoding ferritin, encoding MLISQSMNDAINQQIGNEFSASLQYVSIAAHFASETLPELAAHFFKQAEEERDHAMRFVNYVVEAGARVEIPAIPTPQSEFKTVEEAIQLSLDREKTVTEQINELVQLALKESDYITNNFLAWFLTEQLEEVSSMENLLKTVQRAGEANLLFVEDYLARKQGKISTSPSMR